The Siniperca chuatsi isolate FFG_IHB_CAS linkage group LG7, ASM2008510v1, whole genome shotgun sequence genome includes a window with the following:
- the spa17 gene encoding sperm surface protein Sp17 isoform X2 produces MAVPFSNNHLRVPQGFGTILEGLAREVLRDQPEDIPKYAAQYFDTLLKQREDSGMDPAEWAAKLEDRFYNNHSFNAAEASPEKEPATEVAISKEKSYESQTEDESSHSAEASNLSTTQPNVSEEVDLTESAEENEKHDITEKHFISAERGLSEEESVNRLPAADVQPDEVSGTEEENNPTITTFDQVDRAANEKDSSSVPDQDISQSELEPTDFLSFRGVYNVDLCAQELGTAEDEGGDKLETAVVDEEIVDSEGEEKTEVEEPVEVFPYSGLADVDVCATELGGTERTMEGATAEDDTHVMEEESSKPQSEETVVQSSLSQSETPEGSPQEAEDQAEKTNKEEGTETGASSGGIHESLTNVEGGLDSNAIPKEDSLVEISFEDVPEVQQIKDVEEKLPEEEDSVEVLQTKILEMQQEVTAVATDQNISGTPDHNEPEMVGVGQEVNSEVEEMESQHEASDILREKVDTNYSNLNESDDDEKGEGVKNISSSHQPTTKADKENPEDETDQENEDNEKISEGEFHQNESNDPDVKEDETTDAVGGDKEDKHTDYIEVEDKEINDGGTENHSLEVAQSNISTAATEAETETFEASAQHLPEENEESQRTLVESQPEDTVVEKEVTSKERTSEAEELVEEGNTDLEMQEKSDAMCGEGSISPIQSQGEERPLGSEKDSTEPESNSGHKEECSRPQEEEDIMDIPLDDPEANRAAAKIQAGFRGHMTRKKMKPEDKAEGEEVSSTGDVLNGSQGDTETGGSGAVESDDTSVPEQ; encoded by the exons ATGGCAGTGCCTTTCTCCAACAATCACCTGCGGGTCCCGCAAGGATTTGGTACCATCCTGGAGGGACTGGCCAGAGAAGTCCTACGAGACCAGCCTGAAGACATTCCTAAATATGCTGCACAGTACTTCGACACTCTTCTCAAGCAAAGAGAAG ATAGTGGCATGGACCCTGCTGAGTGGGCTGCTAAACTGGAAGATAGATTCTACAACAACCATTCATTCAACGCTGCTGAG GCTAGTCCTGAAAAAGAGCCTGCAACAGAGGTGGCCATTTCCAA AGAAAAATCATATGAGTCCCAAACTGAAGATGAATCCAGTCATTCAGCAGAAGCCTCAAATCTCTCCACCACACAACCTAATGTCTCTGAAGAGGTTGATTTAACTGAAAGCgcagaagaaaatgaaaaacatgataTTACAGAGAAACACTTTATTTCAGCGGAAAGGGGACTTTCAGAAGAGGAATCAGTCAACAGGCTCCCAGCTGCAGATGTACAGCCAGATGAAGTGAgtgggacagaggaggagaacaaCCCAACAATAACTACATTTGATCAAGTTGACAGGGCAGCTAATGAAAAAGATAGCAGCTCTGTTCCAGACCAAGATATATCTCAGTCTGAGTTAGAGCCCACTGACTTTTTATCGTTCAGAGGGGTTTACAATGTAGATTTGTGTGCTCAGGAGTTAGGAACAGCAGAAGATGAGGGAGGTGATAAACTAGAGACTGCAGTTGTAGATGAGGAGATTGTAGACtcagaaggagaggaaaaaactgAAGTTGAAGAACCAGTGGAGGTATTTCCGTATTCTGGGCTAGCTGATGTGGATGTGTGCGCTACAGAACTTGGAGGAACAGAGAGAACAATGGAAGGAGCCACTGCTGAAGACGATACACATGTCATGGAAGAGGAAAGCTCAAAACCCCAATCTGAGGAAACAGTTGTACAATCATCATTGTCTCAATCTGAAACCCCTGAGGGCAGTCCACAAGAAGCAGAAGATcaggcagaaaaaacaaacaaggaggAAGGAACAGAGACTGGGGCTTCTTCTGGGGGAATACATGAAAGTTTAACTAATGTAGAGGGTGGTTTAGACAGTAATGCTATACCAAAAGAGGATTCCTTGGTTGAGATTAGCTTTGAAGATGTACCAGAGGTTCAGCAGATTAAAGATGTTGAGGAGAAACTGCCAGAGGAAGAGGATTCAGTTGAGGTCTTACAGACTAAAATATTAGAAATGCAACAGGAGGTTACTGCAGTGGCAACAGACCAAAATATATCTGGTACACCAGACCACAATGAACCTGAAATGGTGGGAGTTGGACAGGAAGTTAACTCTGAAGTGGAGGAAATGGAAAGTCAGCATGAGGCATCTGATATACTGAGGGAGAAGGTGGACACAAATTATTCTAATTTAAATgagagtgatgatgatgagaagGGAGAAGGTGTTAAAAACATCAGCTCATCACATCAACCCACCACCAAGGCAGACAAAGAGAACCCAGAGGATGAAACAGATCAAGAAAATGAAGATAACGAGAAAATAAGTGAAGGCGAATTTCACCAGAATGAGTCAAACGACCCTGACGTTAAAGAAGATGAGACAACAGATGCGGTTGGAGGAGACAAAGAGGACAAACATACAGATTATATTGAGGTGGAGGATAAAGAAATTAATGATGGTGGCACGGAAAATCATTCATTAGAAGTAGCCCAGTCAAATATATCAACTGCTGCAACGGAGGCAGAGACTGAAACTTTTGAGGCAAGTGCACAACATCTACCAGAGGAGAACGAGGAGAGTCAGAGAACACTTGTAGAGTCACAGCCAGAGGATACGGTGGTAGAAAAAGAGGTCACATCAAAGGAGAGAACATCAGAAGCAGAGGAACTTGTAGAAGAAGGAAACACTGATTTGGAAATGCAAGAGAAGAGTGATGCAATGTGTGGAGAGGGCAGCATCAGCCCCATTCAAAGCCAAGGAGAAGAAAGGCCACTTGGTTCTGAAAAGGACTCCACAGAGCCTGAAAGCAACAGTGGTCACAAG GAGGAGTGCAGCCGGccccaggaggaggaggacatcaTGGACATTCCCCTGGATGACCCCGAGGCCAACAGAGCTGCTGCCAAGATCCAGGCTGGCTTCCGTGGCCACATGACCCGTAAGAAGATGAAGCCGGAGGACAAAGCAGAAGGGGAGGAGGTGAGCAGCACTGGGGATGTGCTCAACGGCAGCCAGGGGGACACAG agaCAGGAGGATCGGGGGCAGTAGAGAGTGACGACACATCTGTGCCAGAGCAGTGA
- the spa17 gene encoding sperm surface protein Sp17 isoform X4, whose product MDPAEWAAKLEDRFYNNHSFNAAEASPEKEPATEVAISKEKSYESQTEDESSHSAEASNLSTTQPNVSEEVDLTESAEENEKHDITEKHFISAERGLSEEESVNRLPAADVQPDEVSGTEEENNPTITTFDQVDRAANEKDSSSVPDQDISQSELEPTDFLSFRGVYNVDLCAQELGTAEDEGGDKLETAVVDEEIVDSEGEEKTEVEEPVEVFPYSGLADVDVCATELGGTERTMEGATAEDDTHVMEEESSKPQSEETVVQSSLSQSETPEGSPQEAEDQAEKTNKEEGTETGASSGGIHESLTNVEGGLDSNAIPKEDSLVEISFEDVPEVQQIKDVEEKLPEEEDSVEVLQTKILEMQQEVTAVATDQNISGTPDHNEPEMVGVGQEVNSEVEEMESQHEASDILREKVDTNYSNLNESDDDEKGEGVKNISSSHQPTTKADKENPEDETDQENEDNEKISEGEFHQNESNDPDVKEDETTDAVGGDKEDKHTDYIEVEDKEINDGGTENHSLEVAQSNISTAATEAETETFEASAQHLPEENEESQRTLVESQPEDTVVEKEVTSKERTSEAEELVEEGNTDLEMQEKSDAMCGEGSISPIQSQGEERPLGSEKDSTEPESNSGHKQEECSRPQEEEDIMDIPLDDPEANRAAAKIQAGFRGHMTRKKMKPEDKAEGEEVSSTGDVLNGSQGDTETGGSGAVESDDTSVPEQ is encoded by the exons ATGGACCCTGCTGAGTGGGCTGCTAAACTGGAAGATAGATTCTACAACAACCATTCATTCAACGCTGCTGAG GCTAGTCCTGAAAAAGAGCCTGCAACAGAGGTGGCCATTTCCAA AGAAAAATCATATGAGTCCCAAACTGAAGATGAATCCAGTCATTCAGCAGAAGCCTCAAATCTCTCCACCACACAACCTAATGTCTCTGAAGAGGTTGATTTAACTGAAAGCgcagaagaaaatgaaaaacatgataTTACAGAGAAACACTTTATTTCAGCGGAAAGGGGACTTTCAGAAGAGGAATCAGTCAACAGGCTCCCAGCTGCAGATGTACAGCCAGATGAAGTGAgtgggacagaggaggagaacaaCCCAACAATAACTACATTTGATCAAGTTGACAGGGCAGCTAATGAAAAAGATAGCAGCTCTGTTCCAGACCAAGATATATCTCAGTCTGAGTTAGAGCCCACTGACTTTTTATCGTTCAGAGGGGTTTACAATGTAGATTTGTGTGCTCAGGAGTTAGGAACAGCAGAAGATGAGGGAGGTGATAAACTAGAGACTGCAGTTGTAGATGAGGAGATTGTAGACtcagaaggagaggaaaaaactgAAGTTGAAGAACCAGTGGAGGTATTTCCGTATTCTGGGCTAGCTGATGTGGATGTGTGCGCTACAGAACTTGGAGGAACAGAGAGAACAATGGAAGGAGCCACTGCTGAAGACGATACACATGTCATGGAAGAGGAAAGCTCAAAACCCCAATCTGAGGAAACAGTTGTACAATCATCATTGTCTCAATCTGAAACCCCTGAGGGCAGTCCACAAGAAGCAGAAGATcaggcagaaaaaacaaacaaggaggAAGGAACAGAGACTGGGGCTTCTTCTGGGGGAATACATGAAAGTTTAACTAATGTAGAGGGTGGTTTAGACAGTAATGCTATACCAAAAGAGGATTCCTTGGTTGAGATTAGCTTTGAAGATGTACCAGAGGTTCAGCAGATTAAAGATGTTGAGGAGAAACTGCCAGAGGAAGAGGATTCAGTTGAGGTCTTACAGACTAAAATATTAGAAATGCAACAGGAGGTTACTGCAGTGGCAACAGACCAAAATATATCTGGTACACCAGACCACAATGAACCTGAAATGGTGGGAGTTGGACAGGAAGTTAACTCTGAAGTGGAGGAAATGGAAAGTCAGCATGAGGCATCTGATATACTGAGGGAGAAGGTGGACACAAATTATTCTAATTTAAATgagagtgatgatgatgagaagGGAGAAGGTGTTAAAAACATCAGCTCATCACATCAACCCACCACCAAGGCAGACAAAGAGAACCCAGAGGATGAAACAGATCAAGAAAATGAAGATAACGAGAAAATAAGTGAAGGCGAATTTCACCAGAATGAGTCAAACGACCCTGACGTTAAAGAAGATGAGACAACAGATGCGGTTGGAGGAGACAAAGAGGACAAACATACAGATTATATTGAGGTGGAGGATAAAGAAATTAATGATGGTGGCACGGAAAATCATTCATTAGAAGTAGCCCAGTCAAATATATCAACTGCTGCAACGGAGGCAGAGACTGAAACTTTTGAGGCAAGTGCACAACATCTACCAGAGGAGAACGAGGAGAGTCAGAGAACACTTGTAGAGTCACAGCCAGAGGATACGGTGGTAGAAAAAGAGGTCACATCAAAGGAGAGAACATCAGAAGCAGAGGAACTTGTAGAAGAAGGAAACACTGATTTGGAAATGCAAGAGAAGAGTGATGCAATGTGTGGAGAGGGCAGCATCAGCCCCATTCAAAGCCAAGGAGAAGAAAGGCCACTTGGTTCTGAAAAGGACTCCACAGAGCCTGAAAGCAACAGTGGTCACAAG CAGGAGGAGTGCAGCCGGccccaggaggaggaggacatcaTGGACATTCCCCTGGATGACCCCGAGGCCAACAGAGCTGCTGCCAAGATCCAGGCTGGCTTCCGTGGCCACATGACCCGTAAGAAGATGAAGCCGGAGGACAAAGCAGAAGGGGAGGAGGTGAGCAGCACTGGGGATGTGCTCAACGGCAGCCAGGGGGACACAG agaCAGGAGGATCGGGGGCAGTAGAGAGTGACGACACATCTGTGCCAGAGCAGTGA
- the spa17 gene encoding sperm surface protein Sp17 isoform X1 has protein sequence MAVPFSNNHLRVPQGFGTILEGLAREVLRDQPEDIPKYAAQYFDTLLKQREDSGMDPAEWAAKLEDRFYNNHSFNAAEASPEKEPATEVAISKEKSYESQTEDESSHSAEASNLSTTQPNVSEEVDLTESAEENEKHDITEKHFISAERGLSEEESVNRLPAADVQPDEVSGTEEENNPTITTFDQVDRAANEKDSSSVPDQDISQSELEPTDFLSFRGVYNVDLCAQELGTAEDEGGDKLETAVVDEEIVDSEGEEKTEVEEPVEVFPYSGLADVDVCATELGGTERTMEGATAEDDTHVMEEESSKPQSEETVVQSSLSQSETPEGSPQEAEDQAEKTNKEEGTETGASSGGIHESLTNVEGGLDSNAIPKEDSLVEISFEDVPEVQQIKDVEEKLPEEEDSVEVLQTKILEMQQEVTAVATDQNISGTPDHNEPEMVGVGQEVNSEVEEMESQHEASDILREKVDTNYSNLNESDDDEKGEGVKNISSSHQPTTKADKENPEDETDQENEDNEKISEGEFHQNESNDPDVKEDETTDAVGGDKEDKHTDYIEVEDKEINDGGTENHSLEVAQSNISTAATEAETETFEASAQHLPEENEESQRTLVESQPEDTVVEKEVTSKERTSEAEELVEEGNTDLEMQEKSDAMCGEGSISPIQSQGEERPLGSEKDSTEPESNSGHKQEECSRPQEEEDIMDIPLDDPEANRAAAKIQAGFRGHMTRKKMKPEDKAEGEEVSSTGDVLNGSQGDTETGGSGAVESDDTSVPEQ, from the exons ATGGCAGTGCCTTTCTCCAACAATCACCTGCGGGTCCCGCAAGGATTTGGTACCATCCTGGAGGGACTGGCCAGAGAAGTCCTACGAGACCAGCCTGAAGACATTCCTAAATATGCTGCACAGTACTTCGACACTCTTCTCAAGCAAAGAGAAG ATAGTGGCATGGACCCTGCTGAGTGGGCTGCTAAACTGGAAGATAGATTCTACAACAACCATTCATTCAACGCTGCTGAG GCTAGTCCTGAAAAAGAGCCTGCAACAGAGGTGGCCATTTCCAA AGAAAAATCATATGAGTCCCAAACTGAAGATGAATCCAGTCATTCAGCAGAAGCCTCAAATCTCTCCACCACACAACCTAATGTCTCTGAAGAGGTTGATTTAACTGAAAGCgcagaagaaaatgaaaaacatgataTTACAGAGAAACACTTTATTTCAGCGGAAAGGGGACTTTCAGAAGAGGAATCAGTCAACAGGCTCCCAGCTGCAGATGTACAGCCAGATGAAGTGAgtgggacagaggaggagaacaaCCCAACAATAACTACATTTGATCAAGTTGACAGGGCAGCTAATGAAAAAGATAGCAGCTCTGTTCCAGACCAAGATATATCTCAGTCTGAGTTAGAGCCCACTGACTTTTTATCGTTCAGAGGGGTTTACAATGTAGATTTGTGTGCTCAGGAGTTAGGAACAGCAGAAGATGAGGGAGGTGATAAACTAGAGACTGCAGTTGTAGATGAGGAGATTGTAGACtcagaaggagaggaaaaaactgAAGTTGAAGAACCAGTGGAGGTATTTCCGTATTCTGGGCTAGCTGATGTGGATGTGTGCGCTACAGAACTTGGAGGAACAGAGAGAACAATGGAAGGAGCCACTGCTGAAGACGATACACATGTCATGGAAGAGGAAAGCTCAAAACCCCAATCTGAGGAAACAGTTGTACAATCATCATTGTCTCAATCTGAAACCCCTGAGGGCAGTCCACAAGAAGCAGAAGATcaggcagaaaaaacaaacaaggaggAAGGAACAGAGACTGGGGCTTCTTCTGGGGGAATACATGAAAGTTTAACTAATGTAGAGGGTGGTTTAGACAGTAATGCTATACCAAAAGAGGATTCCTTGGTTGAGATTAGCTTTGAAGATGTACCAGAGGTTCAGCAGATTAAAGATGTTGAGGAGAAACTGCCAGAGGAAGAGGATTCAGTTGAGGTCTTACAGACTAAAATATTAGAAATGCAACAGGAGGTTACTGCAGTGGCAACAGACCAAAATATATCTGGTACACCAGACCACAATGAACCTGAAATGGTGGGAGTTGGACAGGAAGTTAACTCTGAAGTGGAGGAAATGGAAAGTCAGCATGAGGCATCTGATATACTGAGGGAGAAGGTGGACACAAATTATTCTAATTTAAATgagagtgatgatgatgagaagGGAGAAGGTGTTAAAAACATCAGCTCATCACATCAACCCACCACCAAGGCAGACAAAGAGAACCCAGAGGATGAAACAGATCAAGAAAATGAAGATAACGAGAAAATAAGTGAAGGCGAATTTCACCAGAATGAGTCAAACGACCCTGACGTTAAAGAAGATGAGACAACAGATGCGGTTGGAGGAGACAAAGAGGACAAACATACAGATTATATTGAGGTGGAGGATAAAGAAATTAATGATGGTGGCACGGAAAATCATTCATTAGAAGTAGCCCAGTCAAATATATCAACTGCTGCAACGGAGGCAGAGACTGAAACTTTTGAGGCAAGTGCACAACATCTACCAGAGGAGAACGAGGAGAGTCAGAGAACACTTGTAGAGTCACAGCCAGAGGATACGGTGGTAGAAAAAGAGGTCACATCAAAGGAGAGAACATCAGAAGCAGAGGAACTTGTAGAAGAAGGAAACACTGATTTGGAAATGCAAGAGAAGAGTGATGCAATGTGTGGAGAGGGCAGCATCAGCCCCATTCAAAGCCAAGGAGAAGAAAGGCCACTTGGTTCTGAAAAGGACTCCACAGAGCCTGAAAGCAACAGTGGTCACAAG CAGGAGGAGTGCAGCCGGccccaggaggaggaggacatcaTGGACATTCCCCTGGATGACCCCGAGGCCAACAGAGCTGCTGCCAAGATCCAGGCTGGCTTCCGTGGCCACATGACCCGTAAGAAGATGAAGCCGGAGGACAAAGCAGAAGGGGAGGAGGTGAGCAGCACTGGGGATGTGCTCAACGGCAGCCAGGGGGACACAG agaCAGGAGGATCGGGGGCAGTAGAGAGTGACGACACATCTGTGCCAGAGCAGTGA
- the spa17 gene encoding sperm surface protein Sp17 isoform X7 — protein MDCHNEECSRPQEEEDIMDIPLDDPEANRAAAKIQAGFRGHMTRKKMKPEDKAEGEEVSSTGDVLNGSQGDTETGGSGAVESDDTSVPEQ, from the exons ATGGACTGTCACAAT GAGGAGTGCAGCCGGccccaggaggaggaggacatcaTGGACATTCCCCTGGATGACCCCGAGGCCAACAGAGCTGCTGCCAAGATCCAGGCTGGCTTCCGTGGCCACATGACCCGTAAGAAGATGAAGCCGGAGGACAAAGCAGAAGGGGAGGAGGTGAGCAGCACTGGGGATGTGCTCAACGGCAGCCAGGGGGACACAG agaCAGGAGGATCGGGGGCAGTAGAGAGTGACGACACATCTGTGCCAGAGCAGTGA
- the spa17 gene encoding sperm surface protein Sp17 isoform X5, which produces MAVPFSNNHLRVPQGFGTILEGLAREVLRDQPEDIPKYAAQYFDTLLKQREDSGMDPAEWAAKLEDRFYNNHSFNAAEASPEKEPATEVAISK; this is translated from the exons ATGGCAGTGCCTTTCTCCAACAATCACCTGCGGGTCCCGCAAGGATTTGGTACCATCCTGGAGGGACTGGCCAGAGAAGTCCTACGAGACCAGCCTGAAGACATTCCTAAATATGCTGCACAGTACTTCGACACTCTTCTCAAGCAAAGAGAAG ATAGTGGCATGGACCCTGCTGAGTGGGCTGCTAAACTGGAAGATAGATTCTACAACAACCATTCATTCAACGCTGCTGAG GCTAGTCCTGAAAAAGAGCCTGCAACAGAGGTGGCCATTTCCAAGTGA
- the spa17 gene encoding sperm surface protein Sp17 isoform X3, producing the protein MAVPFSNNHLRVPQGFGTILEGLAREVLRDQPEDIPKYAAQYFDTLLKQREDSGMDPAEWAAKLEDRFYNNHSFNAAEASPEKEPATEVAISKEKSYESQTEDESSHSAEASNLSTTQPNVSEEVDLTESAEENEKHDITEKHFISAERGLSEEESVNRLPAADVQPDEVSGTEEENNPTITTFDQVDRAANEKDSSSVPDQDISQSELEPTDFLSFRGVYNVDLCAQELGTAEDEGGDKLETAVVDEEIVDSEGEEKTEVEEPVEVFPYSGLADVDVCATELGGTERTMEGATAEDDTHVMEEESSKPQSEETVVQSSLSQSETPEGSPQEAEDQAEKTNKEEGTETGASSGGIHESLTNVEGGLDSNAIPKEDSLVEISFEDVPEVQQIKDVEEKLPEEEDSVEVLQTKILEMQQEVTAVATDQNISGTPDHNEPEMVGVGQEVNSEVEEMESQHEASDILREKVDTNYSNLNESDDDEKGEGVKNISSSHQPTTKADKENPEDETDQENEDNEKISEGEFHQNESNDPDVKEDETTDAVGGDKEDKHTDYIEVEDKEINDGGTENHSLEVAQSNISTAATEAETETFEASAQHLPEENEESQRTLVESQPEDTVVEKEVTSKERTSEAEELVEEGNTDLEMQEKSDAMCGEGSISPIQSQGEERPLGSEKDSTEPESNSGHKQEECSRPQEEEDIMDIPLDDPEANRAAAKIQAGFRGHMTRKKMKPEDKAEGEERQEDRGQ; encoded by the exons ATGGCAGTGCCTTTCTCCAACAATCACCTGCGGGTCCCGCAAGGATTTGGTACCATCCTGGAGGGACTGGCCAGAGAAGTCCTACGAGACCAGCCTGAAGACATTCCTAAATATGCTGCACAGTACTTCGACACTCTTCTCAAGCAAAGAGAAG ATAGTGGCATGGACCCTGCTGAGTGGGCTGCTAAACTGGAAGATAGATTCTACAACAACCATTCATTCAACGCTGCTGAG GCTAGTCCTGAAAAAGAGCCTGCAACAGAGGTGGCCATTTCCAA AGAAAAATCATATGAGTCCCAAACTGAAGATGAATCCAGTCATTCAGCAGAAGCCTCAAATCTCTCCACCACACAACCTAATGTCTCTGAAGAGGTTGATTTAACTGAAAGCgcagaagaaaatgaaaaacatgataTTACAGAGAAACACTTTATTTCAGCGGAAAGGGGACTTTCAGAAGAGGAATCAGTCAACAGGCTCCCAGCTGCAGATGTACAGCCAGATGAAGTGAgtgggacagaggaggagaacaaCCCAACAATAACTACATTTGATCAAGTTGACAGGGCAGCTAATGAAAAAGATAGCAGCTCTGTTCCAGACCAAGATATATCTCAGTCTGAGTTAGAGCCCACTGACTTTTTATCGTTCAGAGGGGTTTACAATGTAGATTTGTGTGCTCAGGAGTTAGGAACAGCAGAAGATGAGGGAGGTGATAAACTAGAGACTGCAGTTGTAGATGAGGAGATTGTAGACtcagaaggagaggaaaaaactgAAGTTGAAGAACCAGTGGAGGTATTTCCGTATTCTGGGCTAGCTGATGTGGATGTGTGCGCTACAGAACTTGGAGGAACAGAGAGAACAATGGAAGGAGCCACTGCTGAAGACGATACACATGTCATGGAAGAGGAAAGCTCAAAACCCCAATCTGAGGAAACAGTTGTACAATCATCATTGTCTCAATCTGAAACCCCTGAGGGCAGTCCACAAGAAGCAGAAGATcaggcagaaaaaacaaacaaggaggAAGGAACAGAGACTGGGGCTTCTTCTGGGGGAATACATGAAAGTTTAACTAATGTAGAGGGTGGTTTAGACAGTAATGCTATACCAAAAGAGGATTCCTTGGTTGAGATTAGCTTTGAAGATGTACCAGAGGTTCAGCAGATTAAAGATGTTGAGGAGAAACTGCCAGAGGAAGAGGATTCAGTTGAGGTCTTACAGACTAAAATATTAGAAATGCAACAGGAGGTTACTGCAGTGGCAACAGACCAAAATATATCTGGTACACCAGACCACAATGAACCTGAAATGGTGGGAGTTGGACAGGAAGTTAACTCTGAAGTGGAGGAAATGGAAAGTCAGCATGAGGCATCTGATATACTGAGGGAGAAGGTGGACACAAATTATTCTAATTTAAATgagagtgatgatgatgagaagGGAGAAGGTGTTAAAAACATCAGCTCATCACATCAACCCACCACCAAGGCAGACAAAGAGAACCCAGAGGATGAAACAGATCAAGAAAATGAAGATAACGAGAAAATAAGTGAAGGCGAATTTCACCAGAATGAGTCAAACGACCCTGACGTTAAAGAAGATGAGACAACAGATGCGGTTGGAGGAGACAAAGAGGACAAACATACAGATTATATTGAGGTGGAGGATAAAGAAATTAATGATGGTGGCACGGAAAATCATTCATTAGAAGTAGCCCAGTCAAATATATCAACTGCTGCAACGGAGGCAGAGACTGAAACTTTTGAGGCAAGTGCACAACATCTACCAGAGGAGAACGAGGAGAGTCAGAGAACACTTGTAGAGTCACAGCCAGAGGATACGGTGGTAGAAAAAGAGGTCACATCAAAGGAGAGAACATCAGAAGCAGAGGAACTTGTAGAAGAAGGAAACACTGATTTGGAAATGCAAGAGAAGAGTGATGCAATGTGTGGAGAGGGCAGCATCAGCCCCATTCAAAGCCAAGGAGAAGAAAGGCCACTTGGTTCTGAAAAGGACTCCACAGAGCCTGAAAGCAACAGTGGTCACAAG CAGGAGGAGTGCAGCCGGccccaggaggaggaggacatcaTGGACATTCCCCTGGATGACCCCGAGGCCAACAGAGCTGCTGCCAAGATCCAGGCTGGCTTCCGTGGCCACATGACCCGTAAGAAGATGAAGCCGGAGGACAAAGCAGAAGGGGAGGAG agaCAGGAGGATCGGGGGCAGTAG
- the spa17 gene encoding sperm surface protein Sp17 isoform X6, translating to MDCHNQEECSRPQEEEDIMDIPLDDPEANRAAAKIQAGFRGHMTRKKMKPEDKAEGEEVSSTGDVLNGSQGDTETGGSGAVESDDTSVPEQ from the exons ATGGACTGTCACAAT CAGGAGGAGTGCAGCCGGccccaggaggaggaggacatcaTGGACATTCCCCTGGATGACCCCGAGGCCAACAGAGCTGCTGCCAAGATCCAGGCTGGCTTCCGTGGCCACATGACCCGTAAGAAGATGAAGCCGGAGGACAAAGCAGAAGGGGAGGAGGTGAGCAGCACTGGGGATGTGCTCAACGGCAGCCAGGGGGACACAG agaCAGGAGGATCGGGGGCAGTAGAGAGTGACGACACATCTGTGCCAGAGCAGTGA